CATCCGCCGCATCAGTGAGCGGATCCACACGATGCCCTCCGGGTCCAGCCCGTTGAGCGGCTCGTCGAAGACCAGCACCGGAGGATCACCCAGCAGAGCCGCCGCGATCCCCAGCCGCTGACGCATCCCGAGGGAGAACGTCCCCGCACGTCGGCGGCGCACGTTCTCCAAGCCGACTTCCGCAAGCACCGCCTTCACCCGGCTGCTCGGAATCCCATTGCCGGCCGCCAGCGCCAGCAGATGGTGATAGGCGGTGCGGCCGGGCAGCACCGCGCCCGGATCCAGGAGCGCCCCGACCTCCTTCAGCGGCGTGGGCTGCGCGACGTACGGCCGCCCACCCACAGTCGCAGTCCCGGAACTGGCGGCGTCCAGGCCCACGATCATCCGCAGGGTGGTCGACTTGCCGGCACCGTTGGGCCCCAGGAACCCCGTCACTTCCCCGGGGCGGACAGCGAACGTCAGATTGTCCACGGCCAGGACCTCGCCATAGCGCTTGGACAGGCCACGTACTTCGATCATCGAGACTCCAGACCGGCGGTGGTGCACGCGACCCTCGCGCGCACCACTCACTGTCCGCCCCCGCCATGAACCGGCTCTGGACGAACATGAACGTCACATGGGAATGCCAAGCCTGCGACCTGGGAAAACTTGGCAGGTCGCATCAGGGAGCCCTCTGGCTCACATGAAACTCACATGTCGGCTTTCGGCCAGCAGCCGTTGATGGCCACCCCCGTGCGGCGGGTAGAGGCCCTGCAGGTGACTCGACTCGTAGCCCGTGACCGCTCTCTGGAGGAGCTTGAGAGTGA
This region of Streptomyces ortus genomic DNA includes:
- a CDS encoding ABC transporter ATP-binding protein, which translates into the protein MIEVRGLSKRYGEVLAVDNLTFAVRPGEVTGFLGPNGAGKSTTLRMIVGLDAASSGTATVGGRPYVAQPTPLKEVGALLDPGAVLPGRTAYHHLLALAAGNGIPSSRVKAVLAEVGLENVRRRRAGTFSLGMRQRLGIAAALLGDPPVLVFDEPLNGLDPEGIVWIRSLMRRMAAEGRAVLMSSHLMSEMELTADHLVVIGRGRLIADTSMKDFIEAHSEREVFVRSPRAEELRGMLSTAVEVRTESSDALVVTGLEAAEIGALASANGVELHELAPRQVSLEKAFMALTRDAVEYQSEKETSR